CATATCTGCACCCAGTGAAAACTGGCTAGTGTTACAAACTTGGAAACTTTCTTAGAAAACATATCTATAAGTAAAAAACTTCAAAACAATCACAATCCATAGGTGAGGTTGTGTCATGGTTCCACACAAAATTTCAAGTCCCAAATCAATCACATTTGAGAGATGCAAAAATGACCAATCTCGTGCACATATGCACAACATGACAAGTAGTAAGATATGTGCGTCCATTTATTGTCATGTTTGTATCTCCCAAATGGGATTGAGTTTGGACTTGAAATTTCATATGAAATCGTAATACAAATTCATCTGCTGATGATGAACGTTTCAAGATTTTGATAACTTCTAAATATGATTTCTAAGAAAGTTTTCAACTTACATGAATTGATATCTGAAAATGGCAAGTGGATTCTATCCAGTCACTGACTGAACCAAAAAGTGATGAGGATGCAACACCCATATTCACCAGACCTGCATGCAAGCCAAGAAAGATTATTAATACATGTTCTGTTTACCCAAAATAATGAGAAAATGTGCAGCAGTGACACAGAGAAACACAAATTCATAGTCATTCTCATTCAGAACCAAACCTGATCCTGAAGCTATAGGTCAAAGTAATTATGGCCAATTTGCCACAAAGAAAACGAAAAAAAAAACAACAGTGCTCCAACACTTAATTTCCAACATCCACACTCTTCCATACTTAAGAAATATTCTTGCAAGACAGCCTTGATAAGTATTTTTTCTGTTTAGTATACATCTGTGAATACTGATATGAACTCAGGAACCACTTGTTCCCTGAACTGTATTCATtattcttcctctatccatcacAATCTGTCCCGAAGAGGGACTTTGTTTtgcaggatcaaaacaaggactGACTTGTATGGCCCACCGCCCACCATCATGAAGTGAACAAACAAAAGaatatagaaaaagaaaataaaaggaaAATGAAGAAAATTGCCCCCTATTTTCACCAAGAATTACAACTAACAAACAGCTAGAGAGCACCTGCAGCTATGGAATTCAATTAAGCAGGTCCTCTCAAGTATTTGCTTCACTTGCATCCTCCTGACTAAGCCCAGATGGCAAGAGACGACATGGACATAGCACCAAGGAACAGCGCAATGTAGGAACCAACTTGCAGTCTCGGGTTGCAGCTCATCCTTTTGCTGAGGAAATCAGCAGCAATGAGGTCCACCAAGGCCATGTAGATCAGTATACCGGCCGACATGGAATCCAGGATGCCCTCCACCACCAGCGCCCTCGGGCTGTTGGGGTTGTAGAACGACGAGACACCTGCCCCCATAGTGATCCCGGCAGGTGTTGTGATGGCGAAGAAGATGGCCATCAGGAGTGCAGAGGAACTCTTGAACTGAGCCTGCATTTTTTCGGACAATGAAAAGCAAGTCACAAATCACAGGCACATCCATTTGTCTTCAAGGAATAATTGTTGGCCCAAATCATAAAAAGGATCTAGATGTTAACCTCAGAAATGCAGCCACCCAATGCAAAGCCCTCAAAGAACTGGTGGAAGGAGAGGGCAGCGACCAGAGGTCTGATGGTACAGGGGCTCTGCGAAACACCCAACGATAGGCCAATGATCACCGAGTGCGATACAATCCCAAGCTCGAGAACCTGGTTAACAATAGAGCATATCAGTACCCACCATACTACAAGATTGATGCCTTCTAGCATCCACACCATACTACAAGATATCACACATTTCATATCTCTACTCTTCATTTGTAATCAATATCTATATAAGCTCCAAATTTTGGAGCAATTTCAGGCCATGGTAGTGTTTATGGTTCCAAGGCTTAACTATTCATAGGACTCACTGACAGGTGGATCCCAAAATAGGTGGACCCCATCGCAGTTGGGTCCGGTGAACAGTTGTTTATGACTGTAACTAAAATATTCCTGGCACGTGGGTTCCGTAGATCCACCTACCCTGTCTATGtttttttacaaaaaaaaaacaataatGCCTTAAGAGTAAAAAATCGGTTTAACCTGCTTTGATACACTGAAAGAGTCTCAGATGAACCAGTAACAGGTGTTGTCCCATGTATTGTTTATGATCTGACTGTTGTAGTATaaagaaccccccccccccccccaacaccaAAACAATCATGTAGTGCAATAAGGAAAAAAGAAGTGCTCGATGTGAGCATGGAGACATGCGTGAATATAGCTCCAGGTAATGTAACTACTCTTTGCAACATCGCTAGGGGATAATGCCACTCTAGTAACGCAAGAAGCAAGAATCACGACTTCATCATGCCACTCGAGCCATGTTAACTTGCATAGCTTTTGTTTTGTAGCCTTTTAGGATGGAAGCTCAGGACCATGAACGTACCTGTGAGACAACAACGTGGCGAGCCTGAGAAGGCTCTTCATCGTGTCCATGGCCATGGCCGTGGCTGTCGTACGACGTTCCTCCATGGCACGAGCCGCGCCCGTGCGCGTGTCTGTGCCTGtgcgcggcggcgtgcgcgcgcatCCCGACGATGTGCATGGCGTCCTCCTTGTGGCCTCCCCCGTCCCTCCCTTCGACGTCGCCCCTCGCCGCGAGCGCGCCGTCCTCGAGCAGCGCCGCCACGATCTCCTCTCGGGAGCTGccattggcggcggcggcctgttCCTCCTCGCTACGGTGCTTTTGCTCGTA
The genomic region above belongs to Panicum hallii strain FIL2 chromosome 4, PHallii_v3.1, whole genome shotgun sequence and contains:
- the LOC112891182 gene encoding zinc transporter 10-like → MPFLEEMMESSYVPYLRTHLQQIAASLSTASCAPPGAEEEECRDEAAALGLKMVAVAAILVSGATGVAIPLLGRRWRGRGVGGAPPSSSSSTGGLFVLAKAFAAGVILATGFVHVLDDANDALTDPCLPAVPWRRFPFPGFVAMLAALGTLVVDFVGTHMYEQKHRSEEEQAAAANGSSREEIVAALLEDGALAARGDVEGRDGGGHKEDAMHIVGMRAHAAAHRHRHAHGRGSCHGGTSYDSHGHGHGHDEEPSQARHVVVSQVLELGIVSHSVIIGLSLGVSQSPCTIRPLVAALSFHQFFEGFALGGCISEAQFKSSSALLMAIFFAITTPAGITMGAGVSSFYNPNSPRALVVEGILDSMSAGILIYMALVDLIAADFLSKRMSCNPRLQVGSYIALFLGAMSMSSLAIWA